In a single window of the Trichoderma breve strain T069 chromosome 6, whole genome shotgun sequence genome:
- a CDS encoding FAD binding domain-containing protein — translation MRFAERSTTTALVAAAAASAASYDTCCDRLASALGDIVTTTPFTANDWFSIQESTLVPACIVRPRSAQDISKAVTILNSSRTPGCQFAVKGGGHTPAGGFANIQGGVTFDMGHLNATSLSEKGTSVAVGAGAVWNDVYSYLDGFNLAAAGGRNGLVGVGGLLLGGGISHFSPRVGWACDGVVGYEIVLANGTIANISATSHPDLYRALKGGGNNFGVVTRYELKTFPQGNMSVNTFSYDVSQVGAVFDAFNDVAADPNFDPYVSLQAGLLYSSAAKAWSVYSGFEALPSISNTSSITSVASLAAENPTPPLNWLFATLTLGTSSETMLDIFKTLNGSLYNFNPAGGVTWNFAFEPLPSVMLSHSAATGGNVLGLNPEDGNGIVLLFSALWPNSSSSDSIYQKGRDTFAAIEKVAERNGVLRKFEYLNYAGPHQLPLASYGADSLNFLRQVSKKYDPSGVFQHKVPGGFKLW, via the exons ATGAGATTCGCAGAACGTTCCACGACCACCGCGTTGGtagcggctgctgctgcatcagCGGCTTCATACGACACATGC TGTGATCGTCTCGCCTCCGCGCTGGGCGACATTGTCACCACCACGCCCTTCACCGCGAACGACTGGTTCTCTATACAAGAGTCGACCCTCGTCCCGGCCTGCATTGTTCGACCCCGTTCCGCACAGGATATCAGCAAGGCGGTGACAATCCTCAATTCATCACGGACACCAGGATGCCAATTTGCCGTGAAAGGAGGCGGTCACACTCCGGCCGGAGGCTTCGCCAACATCCAGGGCGGCGTGACCTTTGACATGGGGCACCTGAACGCGACGTCGCTGAGCGAGAAGGGCACTTCGGTTGCTGTTGGAGCAGGCGCCGTTTGGAACGATGTGTACAGCTATCTAGACGGTTTCaatcttgctgccgctggtgggAGGAACGGTCTCGTCGGTGTTGGTGGCCTGCTCCTGGGCGGTGGCATCTCGCACTTCTCGCCGCGAGTTGGCTGGGCGtgtgatggtgttgttggatACGAG ATCGTCCTTGCAAACGGCACCATCGCAAACATCTCCGCGACAAGCCACCCCGACCTGTACCGAGCCCTCAAGGGCGGCGGCAACAACTTTGGCGTCGTAACGCGTTATGAGCTGAAGACGTTCCCGCAGGGCAACATGTCGGTCAACACCTTCTCATACGATGTGTCCCAGGTCGGTGCCGTGTTCGACGCTTTCAACGACGTCGCCGCCGATCCAAACTTCGACCCCTATGTGTCGCTTCAGGCGGGTTTGCTGTACAGTTCGGCGGCGAAGGCGTGGTCG GTGTACAGCGGGTTCGAGGCTCTGCCGAGCATCTCCAACACCTCCTCGATCACGAGCGTGGCTTCGCTGGCTGCGGAGAATCCCACTCCCCCGCT GAACTGGCTCTTCGCTACGCTTACGCTCGGGACCTCGAGCGAGACGATGCTAGACATCTTCAAGACCTTGAACGGGTCCTTGTACAACTTCAATCCCGCCGGTGGTGTCACATGGAACTTTGCCTTTGAGCCCCTCCCATCTGTGATGCTTTCACATTCCGCCGCCACTGGAGGAAACGTTCTCGGATTGAACCCCGAGGATGGCAATGGTATTG tccttcttttctctgctctctggCCGAACTCGAGCTCTAGCGACTCTATCTACCAGAAAGGCCGAGACACCTTTGCAGCTATTGAGAAGGTCGCTGAGCGAAATGGGGTTCTGCGGAAGTTTGAGTATCTGAACTATGCCGGCCCGCACCAGTTACCGCTGGCTTCTTACGGGGCGGACAGCCTGAACTTCCTCCGTCAGGTCAGCAAGAAGTATGACCCAAGCGGAGTGTTCCAGCACAAGGTGCCTGGTGGCTTCAAGTTATGGTGA
- a CDS encoding TFIIE alpha subunit domain-containing protein: protein MDLAVTLIKAVMRAFYPTRDILVVDALILHEALRDDDLAYLMAINTKDLHKICGKLREDRFLTVHTRSELRPGNPRPSNRTWYYINYRHTIDAIKWRVYNIDKEAEWTAMEVLDSVGPEGFLCHRCRRPLSFEADRNAGGHEQSTRLNDQFKFISELLPKIDAAHIPECDFDRALSKARPVIRDATHQRAATIPVDDASSRPMAVRGLANTGPQSIAVNISTSDGPSEAEKEAERLRKEKIAQQNALPSWMSNSTITGESFSATAEANALGLGRDAAERKLSQGKLVDNNATTQIDDIFEKLKAEQAAILAREADAESEGEDYGSEEEDDEFEDVMATGNNSGLGTPGIKAEASEVPSGDVSRMEDSSDERANKRVKVEPGVKKDDSGDEDEDDDELEFEDV, encoded by the exons ATGGATCTCGCTGTGACACTgatcaaggccgtcatgCGGGCGTTCTACCCGACGCGAGACATCCTTGTGGTGGACGCACTGATTCTTCATGAAGC TCTTCGCGATGACGATCTTGCCTATTTAATGGCCATAAACACAAAGGACTTGCACAAGATATGCGGAAAACTCAGAGAAGACCGCTTCTTAACAGT TCACACGAGATCCGAATTGCGACCAGGCAATCCGCGACCGAGTAATCGCACATGGTACTACATCAACTACCGACATACCATCGACGCTATCAAGTGGCGGGTTTACAACATAGATAAAGAA GCGGAATGGACGGCAATGGAAGTTTTGGACAGCGTTGGACCCGAGGGCTTCCTTTGTCACCGATGCCGACGACCTTTGTCATTTGAAGCAGATCGAAATGCCGGCGGGCACGAACAGTCTACCCGACTGAATGACCAATTCAAGTTCATCAGCGAGCTGTTGCCTAAAATCGACGCAGCCCATATTCCGGAATGCGACTTTGATCGGGCCTTGTCAAAGGCTCGGCCGGTGATCCGCGACGCTACACACCAACGCGCAGCTACGATACCCGTTGATGACGCCTCGTCTCGGCCCATGGCAGTTCGAGGCTTGGCCAATACGGGTCCGCAGTCCATTGCCGTCAACATATCCACGTCTGACGGACCGTcggaggctgagaaggaggccgagaGACTTCGCAAGGAAAAGATTGCCCAGCAGAATGCGCTCCCATCCTGGATGTCGAACAGTACTATTACAGGAGAGTCGTTTTCTGCAACAGCTGAAGCCAATGCTTTGGGATTGGGTAGAGATGCAGCGGAGCGAAAACTGTCTCAGGGCAAATTGGTCGACAACAATGCCACTACGCAGATTGATGACATTTTCGAAAAGCTCAAAGCAGAGCAAGCTGCCATCTTGGCGCGAGAAGCAGATGCTGAGAGCGAAGGGGAGGACTATGGctctgaagaggaggatgacgaattCGAAGATGTTATGGCCACGGGCAACAACTCTGGTCTGGGCACGCCCGGCATCAAGGCTGAGGCATCAGAAGTTCCATCAGGTGACGTATCTCGAATGGAAGACAGCTCAGATGAGAGGGCGAACAAGCGGGTCAAGGTTGAGCCTGGAGTTAAAAAGGATGACagcggcgatgaagacgaagacgacgatgaacTCGAGTTTGAGGATGTTTAA
- a CDS encoding SMC proteins flexible hinge domain-containing protein — protein sequence MGKLIRLELQNFKSYKGHHTLLFGDSYFTSIIGPNGSGKSNSMDAISFVLGIKSSHLRSTHLKELVYRGRVLKTSKINDDGSAEATADASNFADDDKASRGDPKTAWVMAVYEDDAGEEQRWKRTITSGGASEYRINDRVVTAQQYNDALETENILIKARNFLVFQGDVEAIASQSPQDLTRLIEQISGSLEYKTEYEKLQVEAEQAIENQNFQFHRRRGINSEIKQYREQKKEADSFQKKTEERDAAIVTHCLWKLYHFQKAMDDSSTAIQEHHEDLKEMRRNVEEFETQLDSARKEQSAVQKQVSKVEKDIKHKERSIEDKENALVPFDEKIHESSQQIDKLQAQAQKVGKELEEQTDIVQKVQKDIGSVKKAQDLFEKDIKDQLKKQGRDISDDDRKEYNTLRAQVLARTGSNQAKLENLERQRKADEVTVSSLKGKVDSISGTIEKMEAELTSIGERRSAADSATKDITNDIAAKKKEFNQLQSERVRTNQKRTELEEKLEDVARKLREADDGRRQNDREVRMKEMVTTLKRIFPGVRGRIGNLCTPKQKKFDEAVIVALGRDFDSVVVDTEKTGVDCVQYLKEQRFPPMTFIPLDNIKVNAVNTAIKGFPGARLTIDTINFDASVERAMSYACGSSVVCDTLDIAKHICYDKKIPVKAVTVEGYIIHKAGLMTGGRGPEPKGGKRKFEEADVQNLQRMAAKLKSEIDRLPKADRRGTQEESLHIELNGLERQLVATRDELAALNKNWTSKKRELDSQKKQLQELQPKYEQQLSQLNRTKETVQEFKDAIARVEDEIFDGFCKKLGYSDIRAYEASQGKLEQEISEKRNQYEVQRQRLESRLKWEITRHSDTEARIKRIQDQIRRLKQDMRTYNKEKAEIEESMRDDQDELEALGETLEEMKAEQLEKNQKVNEARAELQKHSKDIEACQREINALETTVQKNSAGKSALLRRCRLEQIQIPLAGGALDNLPTEDDLLRQDPDAMDVDGGEDDMMDIALDDHGIEIDFDGLEEDLKESAELEKLNPNMRAMERLESVETRLKQTDQEYEDSKSTAHKAKEAFNSVKQKRYELFNKAFTHIQEQISNVYKDLTRSDAYPLGGQAYLDIEEDTDMPYLSGIKYHAMPPLKRFRDMEHLSGGEKTMAALALLFAIHSYQPSPFFVLDEVDAALDNANVDKIKKYIREHAGPGMQFIVISLKAGLFQDSESLVGVYRDQEVNSSRTLTLDLRKYA from the exons ATGGGTAAACTCATACGCCTCGAGCTTCAGA ATTTCAAGTCTTACAAGGGCCACCACACCCTCTTGTTTGGCGATTCCTACTTCACTTCCATCATCGGGCCCAATGGATCGGGTAAATCGAATTC TATGGACGCCATCTCCTTCGTCCTTGGCATCAAGTCTTCTCATTTGCGATCCACTCACCTGAAAGAACTCGTCTACCGAGGACGTGTCTTGAAAACCTCAAAAATTAACGACGATGGTTCCGCTGAAGCAACTGCAGACGCCAGCAATTTTGCCGACGACGATAAGGCGTCTCGAGGCGATCCAAAGACCGCCTGGGTCATGGCGGTATATGAGGACGACGCTGGCGAAGAAcagaggtggaagaggaccATCACGAGTGGAGGAGCCAGTGAATATCGCATCAACGACCGGGTGGTTACGGCTCAACAGTACAACGATGCTTTGGAAACGGAAAACATTCTGATCAAGGCCCGCAATTTCCTCGTTTTCCAGGGTGATGTCGAAGCCATCGCTTCGCAATCTCCGCAGGACCTTACGCGGCTCATTGAGCAGATCTCGGGAAGTTTGGAATATAAAACTGAGTACGAAAAGCTCCAAGTCGAGGCAGAACAGGCCATCGAGAACCAAAACTTTCAGTTCCATCGCCGCCGTGGTATCAACTCCGAAATCAAACAGTATCGGGAGCAAAAGAAGGAGGCGGACAGTttccagaagaagacagaggaAAGGGATGCGGCCATTGTTACGCACTGCCTCTGGAAGCTGTACCACTTTCAGAAAGCTATGGACGATTCAAGCACCGCTATCCAAGAGCACCACGAGGACTTGAAGGAGATGCGGAGAAACGTGGAAGAGTTTGAAACTCAACTTGATTCAGCCCGAAAGGAACAATCTGCAGTTCAGAAACAGGTCAGCAAGGTGGAAAAGGATATCAAGCACAAGGAAAGAAGCAttgaggacaaggagaacGCCCTGGTTCCGTTTGACGAGAAAATCCACGAGTCTTCGCAGCAAATTgacaagctccaagctcAGGCACAGAAAGTCGGTAAGGAGCTCGAGGAACAGACAGACATTGTGCAGAAGGTCCAGAAAGATATTGGGAGCGTCAAAAAAGCACAGGATCTGTTTGAAAAAGATATCAAGGATCAGCTGAAGAAGCAAGGCCGAGATATTAGCGACGACGACCGCAAAGAATACAACACACTCCGAGCCCAAGTCTTGGCCCGTACCGGCTCCAACCAAGCAAAATTGGAGAACCTTGAGCGACAGAGGAAAGCGGATGAAGTCACTGTCAGTAGTCTCAAGGGCAAAGTAGACAGCATCTCAGGAACCATTGAAAAAATGGAAGCAGAGCTGACTAGCATCGGCGAGAGGCGAAGCGCTGCCGATTCTGCAACCAAGGACATTACCAATGACATTgccgccaagaagaaggaatttAACCAGCTCCAATCTGAGCGAGTTCGAACTAACCAAAAAAGAACCGAGCTCGAAGAGAAGCTTGAGGACGTCGCAAGGAAGCTTAGAGAAGCCGACGATGGTCGCCGTCAAAATGATCGAGAGGTACGCATGAAGGAAATGGTGACGACTTTGAAGCGTATATTCCCTGGAGTTCGCGGTCGTATCGGAAACTTGTGCACAcccaagcagaagaagtTCGACGAGGCCGTTATTGTTGCCTTGGGAAGAGACTTTGACTCCGTAGTTGTCGATACGGAAAAAACCGGTGTGGACTGTGTTCAGTATTTGAAAGAGCAGAGATTTCCTCCCATGACCTTTATTCCGCTGGACAACATCAAGGTTAATGCTGTCAACACCGCAATCAAAGGCTTCCCCGGTGCGAGACTCACCATCGACACCATCAACTTTGATGCTTCGGTTGAGAGAGCCATGTCATACGCATGCGGCAGCTCTGTGGTTTGTGATACCCTTGACATTGCTAAGCACATTTGCTATGACAAGAAAATCCCCGTCAAGGCTGTTACGGTGGAGGGATACATCATCCATAAGGCTGGCTTGATGACAGGCGGTCGTGGTCCCGAACCTAAGGGTGGAAAGCGcaagtttgaagaagccgatgTCCAGAATCTCCAGCGTATGGCAgccaagctgaagagcgaGATCGATCGCCTTCCCAAGGCGGATCGTCGGGGAACCCAGGAGGAATCTCTCCATATCGAGCTCAACGGACTTGAACGGCAGCTAGTGGCGACTAGGGACGAGCTGGCAGCCTTGAACAAGAACTGGACAAGCAAGAAGCGCGAATTGGACAgccaaaagaagcagctccaggaacTTCAGCCCAAGTACGAGCAGCAATTATCGCAACTGAACCGTACAAAGGAGACGGTCCAGGAGTTTAAGGACGCTATTGCTCGCGTGGAAGATGAAATCTTTGATGGGTTCTGCAAGAAACTTGGATACAGCGACATTCGCGCGTACGAGGCTTCTCAGGGTAAACTAGAGCAGGAGATTTCCGAGAAGCGCAACCAATACGAGGTTCAGAGGCAGAGACTGGAAAGTCGACTCAAATGGGAAATCACGCGCCACAGTGACACGGAAGCACGCATCAAGAGGATACAAGATCAGATCCGACGTCTCAAACAAGACATGAGGACATacaacaaggaaaaggccgaAATCGAAGAGTCGATGCGCGATGATCAGGATGAGTTGGAAGCTCTTGGAGAGACATTGGAAGAAATGAAGGCGGAGCAGTTGGAAAAGAACCAAAAGGTCAACGAGGCTCGAGCCGAGCTACAAAAACACAGCAAGGACATTGAAGCCTGCCAGCGCGAGATTAACGCCCTGGAAACCACTGTGCAGAAGAACAGCGCAGGCAAATCCGCACTCCTGCGAAGATGCAGACTCGAACAGATCCAGATTCCGTTAGCCGGAGGCGCTCTTGACAACCTACCGACAGAAGATGACTTACTGCGACAAGATCCAGATGCCATGGACGTCGATGGTGGAGAAGATGATATGATGGATATTGCTCTTGATGATCATGGTATCGAAATCGATTTCGATGGTCTCGAGGAGGACTTGAAAGAGTCTG cagagctggagaagctgaatcCCAACATGAGAGCCATGGAACGACTAGAAAGCGTCGAGACGAGGCTCAAGCAGACGGACCAAGAATACGAAGACTCGAAATCAACGGCCCACAAGGCGAAGGAAGCCTTCAACAGCGTCAAGCAGAAAAGATACGAGCTGTTCAACAAGGCCTTTACTCACATTCAGGAGCAGATATCCAACGTCTACAAGGATCTCACGCGATCAGATGCCTACCCGCTGGGTGGCCAGGCCTACTTGGACATTGAAGAGGACACAGACATGCCCTATTTGTCAGGTATCAAATACCATGCCATGCCGCCGCTCAAGAGATTCCGAGACATGGAGCATCTGTCTGGTGGTGAAAAGACCATGGCAGCACTGgcgctcctcttcgccatccaCAGCTACCAGCCAAGtcctttctttgtcttggacgAAGTCGACGCAGCGTTAGACAATGCCAATGtggacaagatcaagaagtATATCCGGGAACACGCGGGCCCTGGCATGCAGTTCATTGTCATCAGTTTGAAGGCCGGTCTATTCCAAGACAGCGAGAGTCTTGTCGGCGTATATCGTGACCAGGAGGTGAACAGCTCCCGGACGCTAACATTGGAT CTGAGGAAATATGCCTAG